The following coding sequences lie in one Desulfobacterales bacterium genomic window:
- a CDS encoding J domain-containing protein, whose product MKKNTRKDLVLSYAHTHKRCLSCGTDENMSRRKYCTIDCRQKLRYSLNMRTGLLRALSTKYATFYFTTSLIFLDVLPYGSKSIFSFLFPRSPGLKPVDDFATLSNLLGRAWWAEKRRTNKRYIATQHVLEKAKNQNSGPHSLKPYEIVEPARMAKSLTFLKLARSDLNSPELQRIIKSAYRQQAKTHHPDQGGDAAVFLRVQQAYEQLMDWAENPTFTRRRGFPDKWFYEGSTNRWIQPAAIKITPR is encoded by the coding sequence ATGAAAAAAAACACAAGAAAAGACCTCGTTCTGTCATATGCGCATACGCATAAACGCTGCCTTTCCTGCGGCACAGACGAGAATATGAGTCGACGCAAATACTGTACAATCGATTGCCGCCAGAAGCTGCGCTACAGTTTGAATATGCGGACTGGTCTGTTAAGAGCACTCAGTACCAAGTATGCGACGTTTTATTTTACAACCTCCCTCATTTTTCTGGATGTGCTGCCTTACGGCTCCAAGAGCATATTCAGTTTTCTTTTCCCACGCAGCCCCGGTCTAAAACCGGTTGATGATTTCGCTACCCTGTCAAACCTGCTGGGAAGGGCATGGTGGGCTGAAAAACGCCGCACCAACAAGCGCTATATCGCAACACAGCATGTTTTGGAAAAAGCCAAAAACCAAAATTCTGGTCCCCATTCGCTTAAACCATATGAAATTGTGGAACCGGCCCGAATGGCCAAATCACTAACGTTTCTAAAATTGGCTCGCTCAGATCTGAATTCACCAGAGTTGCAAAGGATCATTAAAAGCGCCTACCGCCAGCAGGCCAAAACCCATCATCCCGATCAGGGAGGTGATGCTGCCGTCTTTTTGCGGGTTCAACAAGCCTATGAGCAATTAATGGACTGGGCTGAAAATCCAACGTTCACTCGCCGCCGCGGTTTTCCGGATAAGTGGTTTTATGAGGGCAGTACTAATCGGTGGATACAACCCGCCGCTATCAAGATAACCCCCCGATAA
- a CDS encoding LysM peptidoglycan-binding domain-containing protein: MKNYRCNIIIFTITFFGMVWGNLPLNASSIDAEFPVYDSIRPNVEFWKKIYTEYSTAQGVIHDKKNLAIIYEVIALKDRNSYSGRKINKVRVKRVKKKYKQILAKLAQGKKPSGPLEQRVAQLFGPHATRADFHNAMRNLRCQVGQNDPFRQGIIRSGAYLAEMKRIFRNAGLPEDLVYLPHVESSFNPKAYSKFGAAGMWQFTRSTGKSYMTVSYAVDERRDPMISTRAASRLLKRNYRKFREWPMAITAYNHGVSGMLRAKRRKGNYETIFKEYRSRIFRFASRNFYSEFLAAREVAHDYERYFGKLILDAPVQTQEVAMSGYSSLPQIARHLNLKLAVLRDLNPALRSPVIKGQKYVPRGFHLKLPAHPDHDWQQEIAQLAPKIYKNYQKRSRIYTVRKGDTAGKIARDHGVKLNDLIAANNLDARATVHVNQNLRIPLPGAKTPQVAALASERAKPKIAENSKERPFKKQSKTPLRRPEIPDVRMALLELQQPRMVSSLDFDTIESNRILEAALSRLQSENRQADERQQLPPEAIQSADVVQGELAIKRIKIHKGRSIGRIQVEVEETLGHYAEWLDVPASEIRRLNGLRFGKALRIHQSIKIPLRRVTKEDFEEKRFEFHKEMAEDFFASFRVEKVETYTVRRGDSIWTISKDKFDVPVWLIKKYNSHLDVGALHPAQELKIPIIEKNQV; this comes from the coding sequence ATGAAAAATTATCGGTGCAATATCATAATTTTTACCATAACCTTCTTCGGGATGGTGTGGGGGAATCTGCCGCTAAATGCCAGCAGTATCGATGCCGAATTTCCAGTCTATGATAGCATTCGACCCAATGTTGAATTCTGGAAAAAAATATATACCGAATACTCAACCGCTCAGGGAGTTATTCACGATAAGAAAAACCTGGCGATCATCTATGAGGTCATTGCCCTAAAGGACCGCAATAGCTATAGCGGTCGCAAAATCAATAAGGTACGGGTCAAACGCGTCAAGAAGAAATACAAACAGATCCTGGCGAAACTGGCCCAGGGAAAAAAACCCAGCGGACCTCTGGAGCAACGCGTGGCTCAATTATTCGGGCCCCATGCTACGCGTGCCGATTTCCATAATGCCATGCGCAACTTACGGTGTCAGGTTGGCCAGAACGATCCGTTTCGCCAAGGTATCATTCGATCCGGAGCCTACTTGGCGGAAATGAAACGAATCTTCCGCAATGCCGGCTTACCGGAAGATTTGGTGTATCTGCCCCATGTCGAATCGTCATTTAATCCAAAAGCTTACAGCAAATTCGGCGCTGCCGGCATGTGGCAGTTTACGCGCTCAACGGGTAAAAGCTATATGACGGTCAGCTATGCCGTTGATGAGCGGCGGGATCCCATGATTTCTACGCGGGCGGCCTCGCGGTTGCTGAAAAGAAATTATAGAAAATTTCGCGAATGGCCGATGGCCATAACCGCTTACAATCATGGCGTTTCCGGTATGCTGCGGGCCAAAAGACGCAAAGGAAACTATGAAACTATATTTAAAGAATACCGCAGCCGTATTTTTAGATTTGCTTCACGCAATTTTTATTCTGAGTTTTTAGCGGCCCGGGAGGTCGCCCATGATTATGAACGCTATTTTGGAAAGCTTATCCTGGACGCGCCTGTGCAAACGCAGGAAGTTGCAATGTCCGGCTACAGCTCTTTACCGCAAATTGCGCGGCATCTGAATCTGAAACTTGCAGTGCTGCGTGATTTGAACCCGGCGTTGAGATCCCCGGTTATCAAAGGACAGAAGTATGTGCCACGCGGTTTTCATCTTAAGCTGCCGGCTCATCCCGATCACGACTGGCAGCAGGAGATCGCCCAACTGGCACCGAAAATCTACAAAAACTACCAGAAACGCAGTCGAATTTACACTGTCCGCAAAGGTGATACAGCTGGTAAAATTGCCCGTGACCACGGTGTCAAATTAAATGATCTGATTGCTGCTAACAATCTGGATGCGCGTGCGACCGTCCACGTCAATCAGAATTTGCGAATCCCTCTTCCTGGGGCCAAGACACCTCAGGTGGCTGCTTTGGCATCCGAGCGTGCCAAACCCAAAATAGCTGAAAATTCAAAGGAGCGACCTTTCAAAAAACAGAGCAAGACACCTTTGCGCAGGCCGGAAATTCCCGATGTGCGAATGGCTTTGCTGGAGCTGCAACAGCCTCGGATGGTTTCGAGTCTTGATTTTGACACAATTGAATCAAACCGTATCCTTGAAGCCGCACTATCGCGTTTGCAATCGGAAAACCGCCAAGCTGATGAAAGGCAACAACTGCCCCCTGAAGCCATCCAGAGCGCTGATGTCGTGCAGGGCGAGCTGGCCATCAAACGCATCAAAATCCACAAAGGACGTTCCATTGGTCGCATTCAAGTAGAGGTTGAAGAAACTCTGGGTCATTATGCTGAATGGCTGGATGTTCCCGCCAGTGAGATCCGGCGGCTGAATGGCTTGCGATTTGGAAAAGCGCTTCGAATACATCAATCCATCAAAATTCCCCTTCGGCGGGTCACAAAAGAGGACTTTGAAGAAAAACGATTCGAATTTCATAAAGAGATGGCAGAAGATTTTTTTGCATCATTTCGTGTTGAGAAAGTTGAGACCTATACGGTTCGCAGAGGGGACAGCATCTGGACGATTTCAAAGGATAAATTTGATGTTCCGGTGTGGCTGATCAAAAAATATAATTCCCATTTAGATGTTGGAGCGCTGCATCCTGCTCAAGAACTCAAAATCCCCATCATCGAAAAAAACCAAGTCTAA
- a CDS encoding cupin domain-containing protein: MKQLNLYEENDFAEKAFKKLLVHDSPYFKILNFNFKPGQELPVHSHDIEGQLSLVVLEGEGEFLGEGDATMPAKAGDVVISDIAEPHGLRATTNLRLLVTIAPPI; this comes from the coding sequence ATGAAACAGCTCAATCTTTACGAAGAAAATGATTTTGCCGAAAAAGCGTTCAAAAAACTATTAGTACATGACTCACCCTATTTTAAAATCCTCAATTTCAATTTTAAACCCGGTCAAGAACTGCCGGTTCACAGCCATGACATTGAGGGCCAGCTTAGCTTGGTTGTCCTGGAGGGCGAAGGTGAATTCTTAGGTGAGGGAGATGCGACGATGCCGGCCAAAGCCGGAGATGTTGTCATCAGCGATATTGCCGAGCCTCACGGTCTGCGCGCCACAACGAATCTCAGACTGCTGGTCACAATCGCACCACCTATTTAA
- the larE gene encoding ATP-dependent sacrificial sulfur transferase LarE, with the protein MQASAKQKPSPETRLSKLKDHFAQYDGAIIAYSGGVDSALLAFVAHQALGNKMLAALADSPSLARREYQHALAFASKHDIPLQVIDTREMENPFYGANQGDRCYHCKKALFERIEELRQQTGNAFSDLSWPVFYGVNLDDLGDYRPGIQAADEASILAPYVELKMDKKAIRDVCSLLGLDVADKPAMPCLASRIAYGQEVNADKLKQVEAAEDYLSDLGFQMLRVRHHGDTARIEIVPADFSLALQHRKTISKKLHDLGFLYVTLDIDGFKSGSLNAALKNK; encoded by the coding sequence ATGCAGGCATCCGCAAAACAAAAGCCGTCTCCTGAAACCCGACTGTCAAAGCTAAAAGACCATTTTGCCCAGTATGATGGTGCGATCATCGCATACAGTGGCGGCGTCGATAGTGCCCTGCTGGCCTTTGTGGCGCACCAGGCGTTAGGAAACAAGATGCTGGCGGCATTGGCGGACAGTCCATCACTTGCACGCCGGGAATATCAACACGCCCTGGCCTTTGCATCAAAACACGATATTCCGCTGCAAGTTATCGATACACGCGAGATGGAAAATCCATTTTACGGGGCCAATCAAGGCGACCGATGCTACCACTGTAAAAAGGCGCTTTTTGAAAGAATTGAAGAACTGCGCCAGCAAACGGGTAACGCTTTCAGCGACCTTTCCTGGCCGGTATTTTACGGCGTTAATTTGGATGATTTGGGGGATTACCGGCCAGGCATACAGGCTGCAGATGAGGCCTCGATTCTGGCACCCTATGTTGAGTTAAAAATGGACAAAAAAGCGATTCGAGATGTCTGCAGCTTGTTGGGCCTTGATGTGGCTGACAAACCGGCGATGCCGTGCCTGGCCAGTCGAATTGCCTACGGTCAGGAGGTTAATGCTGATAAGCTCAAGCAGGTGGAGGCCGCCGAAGATTATTTGAGCGATCTGGGCTTTCAAATGCTGCGGGTGCGTCATCATGGAGATACCGCCAGGATCGAGATTGTGCCGGCAGATTTCAGCTTAGCCTTGCAGCATCGCAAAACCATCAGCAAGAAGCTGCACGATTTGGGATTTTTGTATGTCACCCTGGATATCGATGGCTTCAAAAGCGGCTCTCTCAATGCTGCTTTAAAGAACAAATAG
- a CDS encoding AAA family ATPase, producing MHLKQVRIVPDKFPTVAHYPFNLDIFRHIQTVDVDCPVTFFAGENGTGKSTLLQAISQRCGIYIWRGERRARYQYNPYENQFFKGIQVVWSQQSVPGSFFSSEIFNNFAQIVDEWATMDPGLLDYFGGKSLMIQSHGQSLMSFFKSRFKIKGLYLLDEPETALSPTTQIDLLKLIAKMGQAGHAQFIIATHSPILLACPGATIFRFSESSLQPIGYEDTEHFQVYKSFMQDPNRYLQDI from the coding sequence ATGCATCTTAAACAGGTTCGTATTGTACCTGATAAATTCCCAACCGTTGCGCACTATCCATTTAATCTGGATATTTTCAGGCACATCCAGACGGTAGACGTTGATTGCCCGGTGACTTTTTTCGCGGGTGAAAACGGCACCGGCAAATCCACCTTATTGCAGGCTATCAGCCAGCGCTGCGGCATCTACATTTGGCGGGGTGAGCGTAGGGCCCGCTATCAATATAATCCCTATGAGAACCAGTTTTTCAAAGGCATTCAAGTTGTCTGGTCCCAACAGTCGGTTCCGGGCTCTTTTTTTTCTTCTGAAATTTTTAACAATTTTGCTCAAATCGTTGATGAATGGGCTACCATGGATCCGGGCTTGCTCGACTATTTTGGCGGCAAATCGCTAATGATTCAGTCCCATGGTCAATCTTTGATGTCTTTTTTCAAATCACGCTTTAAAATTAAGGGCCTTTATTTGCTGGACGAGCCGGAAACGGCCCTTTCGCCGACCACTCAGATCGATTTGTTAAAACTGATCGCTAAAATGGGACAGGCAGGCCATGCGCAGTTCATTATTGCCACCCATTCACCCATTCTTCTGGCCTGTCCTGGCGCTACCATATTCCGCTTCAGCGAATCATCGCTTCAACCTATTGGTTATGAGGATACTGAGCATTTCCAAGTATATAAAAGCTTTATGCAGGATCCCAACCGATATTTGCAGGACATCTGA
- a CDS encoding OmpA family protein: MKQQICNKRILWLLMVLFLIAACGGRQLEVQSIPKSEHPQELINKLDSEVALARNEKINVLAPTWFTKAESSLNEAKRLLEEGAELSKIFDNIATGQAQLNRAKEIANVSKATLTEVIEARELARKAGAAGLGKDYTAVEEEFLELTHAIEKENLGYAQRNQAEVAEKFRQLEIRSIKISTIGQVRNLLRVAKKQNTDKIAPVSFKAAKEKFKEADTFITQNPYQKEQMSLLANEALFLARRHMEIAKETIKLQQMTTEQIALNMEEMIYQMSSQLKAPDMRDQPFEQQLDNILATISAQRADQEFTTKKIKEQQLEITDLQQKIASLEGQSRQQQERLMADKQLNQIYSEVRGYFEPHEAEVYKRENQLIIRLKTIKFPVGQSVIMPENYALLSKVQRAIRAFGEPDVIIGGHTDSTGPEPINEHLSQQRAEAVRQYLVANGILPFEKIISVGYGSMRPLASNANEKGRAMNRRIDVTISPNVATTR; this comes from the coding sequence ATGAAGCAACAAATCTGTAATAAACGAATCCTATGGCTTTTGATGGTATTATTCTTAATTGCGGCCTGCGGCGGGCGCCAACTTGAAGTTCAATCGATTCCCAAATCGGAGCATCCACAGGAATTGATCAATAAACTGGACAGCGAGGTTGCCCTGGCACGCAACGAAAAAATAAATGTATTGGCACCAACATGGTTTACCAAGGCCGAATCTTCGCTCAACGAGGCCAAAAGACTTCTGGAGGAAGGTGCTGAGCTTTCAAAAATATTTGATAATATTGCCACTGGTCAGGCCCAACTCAATCGCGCCAAAGAAATAGCCAATGTTTCCAAAGCCACACTGACCGAAGTGATTGAAGCACGCGAGCTGGCACGCAAGGCTGGCGCAGCCGGACTTGGCAAGGATTACACAGCAGTTGAAGAAGAATTTTTAGAACTTACACATGCCATCGAAAAAGAAAATCTGGGCTATGCCCAGCGCAACCAGGCCGAAGTGGCTGAAAAATTCCGCCAGCTTGAAATAAGATCGATTAAAATCAGCACCATTGGCCAGGTGCGCAACTTGCTGCGCGTGGCTAAAAAACAGAACACTGATAAAATTGCACCGGTGTCTTTTAAGGCCGCCAAAGAGAAATTTAAAGAAGCCGATACGTTTATTACTCAAAACCCTTACCAAAAGGAACAAATGAGCTTGCTGGCCAATGAAGCTCTTTTTCTGGCCCGCCGCCATATGGAAATTGCCAAAGAAACCATCAAGCTGCAGCAGATGACAACGGAGCAAATTGCCCTCAACATGGAAGAGATGATTTACCAGATGTCCAGTCAGCTGAAGGCGCCCGATATGCGGGACCAACCTTTCGAGCAACAGCTGGATAACATACTGGCAACTATCTCAGCTCAGCGAGCGGACCAGGAATTCACAACAAAAAAAATCAAAGAGCAGCAATTGGAAATCACCGACCTGCAGCAAAAGATAGCATCACTGGAAGGCCAGAGCCGCCAGCAACAGGAACGGTTGATGGCCGACAAACAGTTAAACCAGATTTACAGCGAGGTTAGAGGTTATTTTGAACCCCATGAAGCAGAAGTTTACAAAAGGGAAAACCAGCTGATTATCCGGCTGAAAACCATCAAGTTTCCGGTCGGCCAGTCGGTGATTATGCCGGAAAATTACGCATTACTTAGCAAAGTCCAGCGTGCCATCCGAGCTTTTGGAGAACCGGATGTCATTATCGGCGGCCATACGGATAGCACTGGACCTGAACCGATAAATGAACATCTATCCCAGCAACGGGCAGAAGCGGTGCGTCAATACCTTGTCGCCAACGGAATCTTGCCGTTTGAAAAGATCATCTCGGTTGGATACGGCTCCATGCGGCCCTTGGCTTCGAATGCAAATGAAAAAGGCCGGGCCATGAATCGCCGCATAGATGTCACCATTTCACCCAACGTGGCAACTACTCGCTGA
- a CDS encoding universal stress protein, with protein sequence MAKLKLLLPYNFASFDHKALDFVIDTFGNSKNVAVTIFNAYTPIPQIDTAATSITGKLKGSLSYLSQKISEQEAELQTIKDKLVENGFEDSVVDTVFQPRKKDVASEIIDLATAQKYDVIVISHKPGKATRFFTGSRYHKVISALKNLTVCVVT encoded by the coding sequence ATGGCTAAACTAAAACTACTACTACCCTATAATTTTGCCAGCTTCGACCATAAAGCGCTGGATTTCGTGATCGACACATTTGGGAATTCGAAAAATGTTGCTGTAACCATATTTAACGCTTATACGCCCATTCCTCAAATTGATACGGCTGCAACTTCTATAACAGGAAAATTGAAAGGAAGCTTAAGTTACCTTTCTCAGAAAATTTCTGAGCAAGAAGCCGAACTCCAAACCATCAAAGATAAACTGGTGGAAAATGGATTTGAAGATAGCGTTGTTGATACTGTTTTCCAACCGCGCAAAAAAGATGTTGCCAGCGAGATTATTGATCTTGCCACGGCGCAAAAATACGATGTGATCGTCATCAGCCACAAGCCCGGCAAAGCAACTCGATTTTTTACCGGCAGCAGATACCATAAAGTAATTTCTGCCCTAAAAAACTTGACCGTTTGCGTTGTGACTTAA
- a CDS encoding GAF domain-containing protein, whose product MPVEEKIDIDIFKVVFRAIAQSDNLEIMANHLTQLLVAALEIKGCTLFALNPETEELEVLASIGLSTKYLNKGPLLTGKSIGATLKKKPVVIRDVTKTDQLQYPDDAKNEGIGAIVSVPIQIYDKVIGALRLYHHEAWEISDKDVDSLLVLAENIGLAMTYTRMLNTLNTIKYAMQEVQPVGLATREG is encoded by the coding sequence ATGCCTGTCGAGGAAAAAATTGATATTGATATTTTTAAGGTTGTCTTCAGAGCGATAGCCCAATCGGATAATCTGGAAATCATGGCCAATCATCTAACCCAGCTGCTGGTTGCGGCCCTTGAGATTAAGGGATGTACGCTGTTTGCCCTCAATCCGGAGACTGAAGAGTTGGAAGTATTGGCCAGCATTGGTTTGAGCACGAAATATTTAAATAAGGGACCGCTGTTGACCGGCAAAAGCATTGGCGCGACTCTAAAGAAAAAGCCGGTTGTCATCCGCGATGTTACCAAAACCGATCAACTGCAATACCCTGATGATGCTAAAAATGAGGGCATCGGTGCGATAGTCTCAGTTCCCATTCAAATTTACGATAAAGTTATCGGTGCTTTGCGGCTCTATCACCATGAGGCATGGGAAATCTCCGACAAAGACGTCGATTCTTTGCTGGTGCTGGCTGAAAATATCGGTCTGGCAATGACCTATACCCGAATGCTTAACACACTCAACACGATAAAATATGCTATGCAAGAAGTTCAGCCAGTCGGGCTGGCAACCAGGGAAGGATAG